The genomic segment TCGGCGAGTCAGGCGTGCTGTTCGTGCAGGGGACGGTCCGCAACCAGAGCTCGTACTACTCGCGGTTCGATCACATCGTGTTGCTCAGCGCCCCGGCAGAGGTGCTGGTCGAGCGGCTTTCGACCCGGACGACGAACACCTACGGCAAGGATCCGGCAGAACTCGCCGAGACCCTTGAGTACGTGCAGACCGTTGAGCCGCTACTGCGTAGGTCGGCAACATTGGAGGTGGTGACGACCGTTCCGGTAGCCGAGGTCGCCGACATCGTTCTGGAGCATGTGGGCTGACCGCGCAAACGTACATCAGCGCACTAATCCCCAGGGCGGATGATCCGCCCCGGCTTACACCGACGGGCGGATGTCATAGCTCTGATATAGGCATACCGTGCCGACTATGACCAGTAG from the Catenulispora sp. GP43 genome contains:
- a CDS encoding AAA family ATPase — encoded protein: MKRVLVTGMSGVGKSALLEELASRGYATVDTDYGDFHEVVDGERLWRHERIEAVLAAASVGESGVLFVQGTVRNQSSYYSRFDHIVLLSAPAEVLVERLSTRTTNTYGKDPAELAETLEYVQTVEPLLRRSATLEVVTTVPVAEVADIVLEHVG